From one Triticum urartu cultivar G1812 chromosome 3, Tu2.1, whole genome shotgun sequence genomic stretch:
- the LOC125547895 gene encoding uncharacterized protein LOC125547895 has protein sequence MDEELRWVSMGFDPVVMTCEKYDVNGYRFHTEEHQNSRPDPKTINTGVFTEGDNKVDYYGRVGKIYELTFKRGREHLSLTVFKCRWFDPKKGLRHTPSVGLVEVKPSTVYAGADLFIAATQATQVYYLPYPCQKEYLKGWEVVFKVSPHGKLPDPNDDDYYNINPMTYEGVFYQEEHDDVVRNNEDDDLGYVDLDPNDDDARIDGEAVVNQRDIIMLEKLNEDADDEEEPPPPSDNEEDMRDSDDETGPQIDYNSDDSYGF, from the coding sequence ATGGATGAAGAATTGAGATGGGTTTCCATGGGTTTTGACCCTGTCGTCATGACATGCGAAAAGTATGATGTGAATGGGTATCGCTTCCATACAGAGGAGCACCAGAACAGTCGGCCTGATCCCAAAACCATAAATACCGGAGTCTTCACTGAAGGAGATAATAAAGTAGATTACTACGGAAGGGTAGGAAAAATATACGAGCTTACATTCAAACGTGGCCGCGAACACCTAAGTCTCACTGTGTTCAAATGCCGATGGTTCGACCCCAAAAAGGGTCTGAGACATACGCCTTCTGTTGGTTTAGTTGAAGTTAAACCATCAACCGTCTATGCCGGAGCTGATCTCTTTATCGCTGCTACCCAGGCCACACAAGTATATTATCTGCCTTACCCATGCCAGAAAGAGTACCTAAAGGGTTGGGAAGTTGTGTTCAAGGTGTCGCCGCATGGTAAGCTACCGGACCCGAACGATGATGATTACTACAACATAAACCCCATGACATACGAGGGAGTGTTCTATCAAGAGGAACATGATGACGTGGTCCGAAACAACGAGGATGATGACTTGGGTTATGTTGACCTGGACCCAAACGACGACGACGCACGGATTGATGGTGAGGCAGTTGTGAATCAAAGAGACATAATTATGCTTGAAAAGTTAAATGAAGACGCTGACGATGAGGAAGAGCCTCCACCTCCGTCAGACAACGAAGAAGATATGCgtgatagtgatgatgagaccGGTCCACAAATAGATTACAATAGTGatgattcatatgggttctag